AGGGCTTCGTAGGCGGTGGCGATTCTGGCCGAGAGTTGCGGCGAGTCGGTGACCACGATGCCTTGCATCACATCGGAGTGGCCTGCGATGTATTTGGTGGCGGCCTGAATCGAGATGTTGGCGCCGAGCTTGAGCGGTTGATGGAACCAGCCTGCGCTCCAGGTGTTGTCGGTGGCGACGGGTATGCCGCGTGCTCTTGCGATGGCGGTGAGCGCGGGGAGGTCCAGCACTTCGTAGAGCAGCGAGCTTGGCGATTCGAGATAGATGAGTTGGGTGTTGTCGCGAATCTTCGCGGCCAGATCGTCTTGCGAAGGCGAGAAATATTCCAGCGTGATGCCAAGGCGCTGGAGCAGCGTGCTGTCCACGCGGCGCACGGGCGAGTAGACGCTGTCGGCCACCAGCGCATGGTCTCCGGGCGATAGCAAGGCGATCAGCACCAGCGTGATGGCAGACAGGCCCGAGGGGGTGAGGAAGGCGCGGTGCCCGCCTTCCAGCGAGGTGACGGCGTCTTCGAGCGCGCGATGGGTGTCGAGGCCGTGGCGTCCGTACGATGCGACGCGCTCCCCATCGGCGCGGCGATGGTGGTGATCGTGCAGCGCTGCGGTGTTTTCAAAGCGCACGGTGCTGGTGCGGACGATGGGGACGTTCACCGGCCCCGATCCGCCATGCAATCGGGGCGAGCCGGCATGCAGCAGGCGGGTCGATGGACCGGCCTGTTCGTTGTGCGACGACGGGGTGTTTGGTGTGCCTGATGTGCTTGGTGCGCCGCTGCTCATGCCACTTCCTCGCTGGGCACAAAGTAGGCCTTGTTGTAGTTCTTGATGGCGCCGGTTTCCAGATCGATGGCGATGCGACCCGTGAGGGATTCGAGCGGACGACCGTACAGGTGAAAGTGCAGCGTGGGCGAGTCTCCCGCCACATGGATGCTGTGGATGTCGTCGGGCAGAAAGGCAATCGGTGCGCCGGGCTGCACGGTGAACTCGCGCTTGAGTTGAATCTGTGCGCGGGTTGGATCGCGGCCGTCATCGGTGCGCTGGTAGACGCGGTTGAGTTCTTCGCCTTCGAGCGCGACGATCACGGCCCAGGTGGTGTGGTTGTGCGGGGCTGTGGTCTTGCCGGGATTGATGGAGTTGAGGTACAGCGCCAGACCTTCTTCGCCATCGGCAGGATTGAGGCGGTAACGCGTCGATGCGCCCACGCCTTCATGCTCGGCGGGTGGTGGAAAGTCGGCGCGGCTGAAGAGTTCGGTGTGGGAGGCCAGTTGCTCCAGCTCGGATGCGACCGAAGCCAGCGCCGCGCGGTCGGGCGACTTGCCGTTCAGCAGCGTGCGTACCTGGTTCAGGAAGGCGTCCACGGCTTCGCGGCGTGCCGTGGTGATGGTGGTGATCGAAGTCTCTGTTGTAGTGCTCATGGTGTAGGCCCTCGTGGTGGTGGTGTGAGGTGAGGTGGAGTGGCGTGAGATGAAAGAACGGTCAGAGCGCAAAGCGCAATTCGTCGAAACGCAGTGGCACAAAGGCACTGGCGTCGAACGTGGCGGATCGCGGACGTGCCACATCGCCCAGTGCGCGTTGCAGAAACTCGCGTGTGCGTTCGCTGCGCGGGTGTTCGAAGATCTGGGTGGCGGGTCCGCTTTCCACGATGCGGCCCGCTTCGGTGAAATAGACCCGGTCGCTCACCTCATGCGCGAATCGCATTTCGTGCGTGACGAGCACGCAGGTCATGCCGTCGCGCACGAGATCGCGGATCACGGTCAGCACCTCGCCCACGGTTTCGGGGTCGAGGGCCGATGTCACTTCATCGAACAAAATCAGCTCGGGTCGCATGGCCAGTGCGCGTGCAATCGCCACCCGCTGCTGCTGGCCGCCGGACAGTTCGCCGGGATAGGCGTTCTCCTTGTGGTCAAGGCGCACCTTCTGCAGCAGCGCACGCGCTTCGCGTTCGGCACTTGCGCGGTCGGAACCTGCGACCAGCGTGGGCGCGATGGTCAGGTTCTGCAGCACGGTCAGGTGCGGGAACAGGTTGAACTGCTGGAACACAAAGCCCACGCGCTTGCGCAGTGCGATCAGGGCGGCCTCGGATTTCAGGGTGTCGACGCGCGTGTCGCCCACCAGAATTTCTCCACGTTGCGGCCGAAGCAGGCCGGTGATGCAGCGCAGAACGGTGGACTTGCCCGAGCCCGATGGACCGATGATGCTCACGGCCTCGCCGCGGCGCACTTCCACATCGATGCCCTTGAGCACCGCGTTGTCGCCGAACGAGAGATGCACGTCCTTGAGTTGCACCAGCGGTGCCGTGGGTGCAGCGTCGGCGCGGGCGATGCGGAGAAAGGATTCAGTAGCGTTCATGGCGTCTTTCGATGGCGCGAGTCGCGCGGGCAATCGGGTAGCAGTAAGCGAAGAAAAAGGCCAGCAGCACAAAGTACACGAGGATGGTGAAGTCTGTGCGTGCCACGGTGTTGCTGGCGATCTGGGCGGTGTCCACCACATCGTGCACGCCCACCAGCGATGCGAGTGAAGTGCTCATGGTGATGCTGGCGTAGAGGTTCATCCACGGCGCGAGCATGCGGCGCAGACATTGCGGCAGCACGATGCGACCGAAGATCTGCGTGCGCTTGAGGGCGAGCGATTGCGCGGCCTCCCATTGCGCGCTGGGAATGGACTGGATCGCGCCGCGAAAAATCTCGGCGACGATGGCGCTGGTGGGCAGCGCAAGGCCGAGCACGACCTTCACCCAGTCCGGAAATGGCGTGCTGAATTTGCCGAGATGAATCTCGAACGGAAACACGTAGGTGGTGAAGTAGATCAGCACCAGCGTGGGCGCATTGCGGAAGATCTGCACGTACCAGCGCACCAGCACGCGCACTGGTTGGAC
This genomic stretch from Diaphorobacter sp. HDW4B harbors:
- a CDS encoding cysteine dioxygenase family protein; the protein is MSTTTETSITTITTARREAVDAFLNQVRTLLNGKSPDRAALASVASELEQLASHTELFSRADFPPPAEHEGVGASTRYRLNPADGEEGLALYLNSINPGKTTAPHNHTTWAVIVALEGEELNRVYQRTDDGRDPTRAQIQLKREFTVQPGAPIAFLPDDIHSIHVAGDSPTLHFHLYGRPLESLTGRIAIDLETGAIKNYNKAYFVPSEEVA
- a CDS encoding amino acid ABC transporter permease produces the protein MANDLALARPPHLAWTPTVSTLSTRHAWLALAIALVGVVTWWNLSGTTPLAVSHLWKWLPAMLRGMGVNIGISVLAMLLGTVAGLVLGALALSPVQPVRVLVRWYVQIFRNAPTLVLIYFTTYVFPFEIHLGKFSTPFPDWVKVVLGLALPTSAIVAEIFRGAIQSIPSAQWEAAQSLALKRTQIFGRIVLPQCLRRMLAPWMNLYASITMSTSLASLVGVHDVVDTAQIASNTVARTDFTILVYFVLLAFFFAYCYPIARATRAIERRHERY
- a CDS encoding amino acid ABC transporter ATP-binding protein translates to MNATESFLRIARADAAPTAPLVQLKDVHLSFGDNAVLKGIDVEVRRGEAVSIIGPSGSGKSTVLRCITGLLRPQRGEILVGDTRVDTLKSEAALIALRKRVGFVFQQFNLFPHLTVLQNLTIAPTLVAGSDRASAEREARALLQKVRLDHKENAYPGELSGGQQQRVAIARALAMRPELILFDEVTSALDPETVGEVLTVIRDLVRDGMTCVLVTHEMRFAHEVSDRVYFTEAGRIVESGPATQIFEHPRSERTREFLQRALGDVARPRSATFDASAFVPLRFDELRFAL
- the metC gene encoding cystathionine beta-lyase — protein: MSSGAPSTSGTPNTPSSHNEQAGPSTRLLHAGSPRLHGGSGPVNVPIVRTSTVRFENTAALHDHHHRRADGERVASYGRHGLDTHRALEDAVTSLEGGHRAFLTPSGLSAITLVLIALLSPGDHALVADSVYSPVRRVDSTLLQRLGITLEYFSPSQDDLAAKIRDNTQLIYLESPSSLLYEVLDLPALTAIARARGIPVATDNTWSAGWFHQPLKLGANISIQAATKYIAGHSDVMQGIVVTDSPQLSARIATAYEALGLTIGADDAYLALRGIRTLPVRLAQHQRHATAIAEWLQSHPKVQRVFYPALPSDPGHALWKRDFTGASGLISFELSHSISAQEADAFVDALQYFAIGASWGGYESLALIAAPERLREHSIWTGTQPVVRLHIGLEDPVDLITDLAQAFDRLSGRERQRLAA